The Maylandia zebra isolate NMK-2024a linkage group LG4, Mzebra_GT3a, whole genome shotgun sequence genome includes a window with the following:
- the cramp1 gene encoding protein cramped-like isoform X1 produces the protein MVKRKKTSSTTEEHQNGMTPGSREGIGVDGRRNPSRKPDGCDEEENGEQASEERSTKGEDGVEILNPSTTGLGSGSAPVLPASAPNRTGPGSTQLPQISAEPGPPGPDQHHFLRSSVRPPSKRIRKDSIGSSINGHGGAKSKGAENGSSSQGVVGQTGPVVSSTGGVSKTSKGQGSTEKEEQAGNQKRARRQWESWSAEDKNSFFEGLYEHGKDFEAIQNNIAMKYKKRGKPANMVKNKEQVRHFYYRTWHKISKHIDFANVYSRVLKKSSQELYGLICYAELRKKVGGLMDDKNVAKLNELIQQGATTVRSKGRNLRIKAPMCRALKKLCDPDGVSDEEDQKPVRLPLKVAVELQPRSNHSWARVQSLAHNPRLRMVVELHRKVSSLIEYLKQKWAYHDQRILKSLMEREALEGNQTSTASPSITQKEELFLFPAESCTLTTLPGVARVVHSKASCTVHWIESGKSRPNAKELPAAQILGIHAAPQPRTGSKSGRGSAAVAGASLTITGDARRTETPNPDPSADSSAKVEEKRLQSPCVPVSSQQTVREEGDGMGSSDPGKACTGVEVSGGLAMTRSTDRSCSGADGSAEQYKEEQSTSASSSEANQPPSVKPSVTGSDEAVSQASPPATKERVVEQIREEGWSARDAENVTLAELYLMFGKPGKLQLEYEWQPVTAPPSNSEEGQASVQPKPDRTNRVLRCLLKLVSTEVNPKPLAPELCSTATSPLKTYQEEQNQVLTPPAKGPVAGARSPSCGRPQASLRMPKLQLPSAGGGRNLPRSLLGSTAVGESESSVFAVPTTLPPNSSRHNRMFSPNKEAELAFRQQLDSISMQSDLFLSRQRKPRNRQLRKPLVVQRTLLPRTTGDTPQHVCSFSILSNSSATGTGSFRPIHPRLAPSSRSVQTKTTPATSSSAGASQLSSAIDLAAKSAGIIPGSPCREVDSSTVDNSALLATTPIADAEPDSQLHQQNVPENGVPPPSPGVTGGGDSLLSPPSVASLLDISLPGPPEEALTPGEPQTQISDSIIELAINSTHYGEEAALSPAKLGNSDGSKLLASSPSLSPSRGWIPSPSHDPQWYPSDSSDSTLGCLLSSMVSPDKGRRTTLTPTGPSSGTALLGPSLLDCNSHDSFQSRGLPDVAEMDSQLACMMSESSIDYIARFNDLAQELAVTEPSIPPP, from the exons ATGGTGAAGAGAAAGAAGACATCGTCTACTACAGAGGAGCACCAAAATGG CATGACACCGGGCTCCAGGGAGGGGATCGGTGTCGATGGGAGGAGGAATCCGTCCAGAAAGCCCGACGGTTGCGACGAAGAGGAGAACGGAGAGCAGGCGAGCGAGGAGCGCAGTACAAAGGGAGAGGACGGAGTGGAAATTCTTAATCCATCAACCACGGGTCTCGGCTCCGGTTCAGCCCCGGTCCTTCCTGCTTCTGCTCCGAACCGAACCGGACCAGGCTCGACCCAGCTTCCCCAAATATCAGCTGAGCCCGGCCCTCCGGGCCCCGACCAGCATCATTTTCTCCGATCAAGCGTTCGACCTCCGAGCAAACGGATACGGAAGGATTCAATCGGCTCCTCCATCAATGGACATGGCGGGGCAAAATCGAAAG GGGCAGAGAATGGCTCCTCTTCCCAGGGTGTGGTGGGGCAGACCGGGCCTGTGGTCAGCTCCACGGGGGGAGTATCCAAGACCTCCAAGGGCCAAGGGTCTACAGAGAAGGAAGAACAAGCTGGTAACCAGAAAAGAGCCCGTCGGCAGTGGGAATCCTGGAGCGCCGAGgacaaaaacagcttttttgAGGGTCTTTATGAG cacgggaaggATTTTGAGGCCATCCAGAACAACATTGCAATGAAGTACAAGAAGAGAGGCAAGCCAGCAAATATGGTGAAGAACAAGGAACAGGTCCGCCACTTTTACTACCGAACTTGGCACAAGATCTCCAAACACATCGACTTCGCTAACG TGTACTCCAGGGTGTTAAAGAAATCTTCCCAAGAACTGTACGGCCTCATCTGCTACGCCGAGCTTCGCAAAAAAGTTGGAGGAT TGATGGATGATAAGAATGTGGCAAAGCTGAACGAACTCATCCAGCAAGG GGCCACCACCGTGCGCTCTAAGGGGAGGAACCTGCGGATCAAAGCTCCAATGTGCCGAGCGTTGAAGAAACTTTGTGATCCAGATG GAGTGAGTGATGAAGAGGACCAGAAGCCGGTGCGTCTGCCCTTGAAGGTGGCAGTGGAGCTCCAGCCACGCAGTAACCACTCCTGGGCCCGAGTTCAGAGTCTTGCCCACAACCCTCGCCTCAG gATGGTGGTGGAGCTCCACAGGAAAGTTTCCAGCCTCATAGAGTATCTGAAACAGAAGTGGGCTTATCATGACCAGCGGATT CTTAAGAGTCTCATGGAGAGAGAGGCTCTAGAAGGCAACCAGACCAGCACAGCCTCTCCCAGCATAACTCAGAAGGaagaactttttctttttccagctgAGAGCTGCACATTGACTACACTGCCTGGGGTGGCACGTGTGGTTCACTCCAAAGCCTCCTGCACTGTCCATTGGATCGAGAGTGGCAAGAGCCGACCTAATGCCAAGGAGTTGCCAGCTGCCCAGATCCTGGGCATCCATGCAGCTCCACAACCTCGAACTGGCAGCAAATCTGGGCGGGGAAGCGCTGCTGTTGCTGGTGCTTCACTGACTATAACGGGTGATGCTCGTCGAACTGAAACCCCCAACCCTGATCCATCAGCAGACAGTTCTGCAAAGGTAGAGGAGAAGAGACTTCAGTCCCCTTGTGTCCCAGTTTCCTCTCAGCAGACTGTCAGAGAAGAGGGAGATGGGATGGGATCTTCTGATCCAGGAAAGGCCTGCACTGGCGTTGAGGTCAGTGGTGGTTTAGCCATGACCAGAAGCACGGACAGGTCATGTAGTGGTGCCGATGGCTCCGCTGAGCAGTACAAAGAGGAGCAGAGCACCAGCGCGTCTTCCTCGGAGGCAAATCAGCCTCCTTCAGTCAAACCTTCAGTGACTGGCTCAGACGAAGCCGTGTCGCAAGCTTCCCCACCAGCGACCAAAGAACGGGTCGTTGAGCAGATCAGAGAGGAAGGCTGGAGCGCCCGTGACGCAGAGAACGTCACCCTGGCCGAGCTGTACCTGATGTTTGGGAAGCCAGGCAAGCTGCAGCTGGAGTACGAGTGGCAGCCGGTCACAGCTCCACCCAGCAACTCAGAAGAGGGACAAGCCTCAGTGCAGCCAAAGCCCGACAGGACAAATCGAGTTTTGCGCTGCTTACTCAAGCTGGTTTCCACTGAAGTCAACCCCAAACCTCTG GCTCCAGAGCTGTGCTCCACAGCCACATCACCCCTCAAGACCTATCAGGAGGAGCAAAACCAGGTCCTCACACCTCCGGCGAAGGGTCCTGTTGCAGGCGCCCGTAGCCCCAGCTGTGGGCGGCCGCAGGCGTCTTTGCGCATGCCCAAGTTACAGCTGCCAAGTGCTGGAG GTGGGCGCAACCTTCCCCGCTCTCTGCTGGGTTCTACTGCAGTTGGCGAATCAGAAAGCAGCGTGTTCGCAGTACCCACCACGCTGCCACCCAACAGCTCACGGCACAACCGAATGTTCTCCCCTAACAAAGAGGCAGAGCTAGCCTTCAGACAGCAGCTCGACTCGATCAGT ATGCAGTCAGATCTTTTCCTTTCTAGACAGAGAAAACCTCGGAACAGACAACTTCGCAAACCACTTGTAGTTCAG CGAACACTGCTGCCCAGAACTACAGGAGACACTCCTCAACACGTCTGCTCCTTCTCCATCCTCTCCAACTCCTCTGCCACAG GAACTGGATCTTTCCGGCCGATCCATCCCCGACTAGCTCCTTCCTCTCGCTCTGTCCAAACTAAAACAACCCCAGCAACATCCAGCTCTGCGGGGGCCAGCCAGCTCTCTA GTGCCATTGACCTGGCAGCTAAGTCTGCAGGCATCATCCCAGGCAGTCCCTGTCGGGAGGTGGATTCTTCCACTGTGGATAACAGCGCTCTTCTCGCCACCACTCCCATTGCTGATGCTGAGCCAGACTCTCAACTCCACCAGCAAAATGTTCCAGAG AATGGCGTACCACCTCCGTCTCCTGGAGTCACCGGCGGGGGAGACTCACTCCTCTCTCCCCCGAGCGTTGCCTCGCTCCTTGATATCTCACTCCCAGGCCCTCCTGAAGAGGCTCTAACCCCCGGAGAACCTCAAACGCAGATCAGCGACTCCATCATCGAGCTTGCCATCAACTCCACACATTACG GTGAGGAGGCTGCTCTCTCTCCAGCCAAGCTGGGCAACAGCGACGGCTCCAAACTGCTGGCCTCGTCTCCCTCGCTCAGCCCATCCAGAGGCTGGATCCCTTCACCCAGCCACGACCCTCAGTGGTACCCCAGCGACTCGTCTGACTCCACACTGGGATGCCTCCTTT CCAGCATGGTCTCTCCTGATAAGGGCAGACGGACCACCCTAACCCCCACTGGCCCCTCCAGTGGCACAGCTCTACTCGGTCCTAGCCTCCTGGACTGCAATTCTCATGATTCCTTTCAATCCCGTGGCCTTCCTGATGTGGCAGAG ATGGATTCTCAGCTTGCTTGTATGATGAGTGAGAGCAGCATAGACTACATCGCTCGCTTCAATGATCTGGCTCAGGAGCTCGCCGTAACTGAGCCCTCCATTCCACCTCCCTGA
- the cramp1 gene encoding protein cramped-like isoform X2, which yields MTPGSREGIGVDGRRNPSRKPDGCDEEENGEQASEERSTKGEDGVEILNPSTTGLGSGSAPVLPASAPNRTGPGSTQLPQISAEPGPPGPDQHHFLRSSVRPPSKRIRKDSIGSSINGHGGAKSKGAENGSSSQGVVGQTGPVVSSTGGVSKTSKGQGSTEKEEQAGNQKRARRQWESWSAEDKNSFFEGLYEHGKDFEAIQNNIAMKYKKRGKPANMVKNKEQVRHFYYRTWHKISKHIDFANVYSRVLKKSSQELYGLICYAELRKKVGGLMDDKNVAKLNELIQQGATTVRSKGRNLRIKAPMCRALKKLCDPDGVSDEEDQKPVRLPLKVAVELQPRSNHSWARVQSLAHNPRLRMVVELHRKVSSLIEYLKQKWAYHDQRILKSLMEREALEGNQTSTASPSITQKEELFLFPAESCTLTTLPGVARVVHSKASCTVHWIESGKSRPNAKELPAAQILGIHAAPQPRTGSKSGRGSAAVAGASLTITGDARRTETPNPDPSADSSAKVEEKRLQSPCVPVSSQQTVREEGDGMGSSDPGKACTGVEVSGGLAMTRSTDRSCSGADGSAEQYKEEQSTSASSSEANQPPSVKPSVTGSDEAVSQASPPATKERVVEQIREEGWSARDAENVTLAELYLMFGKPGKLQLEYEWQPVTAPPSNSEEGQASVQPKPDRTNRVLRCLLKLVSTEVNPKPLAPELCSTATSPLKTYQEEQNQVLTPPAKGPVAGARSPSCGRPQASLRMPKLQLPSAGGGRNLPRSLLGSTAVGESESSVFAVPTTLPPNSSRHNRMFSPNKEAELAFRQQLDSISMQSDLFLSRQRKPRNRQLRKPLVVQRTLLPRTTGDTPQHVCSFSILSNSSATGTGSFRPIHPRLAPSSRSVQTKTTPATSSSAGASQLSSAIDLAAKSAGIIPGSPCREVDSSTVDNSALLATTPIADAEPDSQLHQQNVPENGVPPPSPGVTGGGDSLLSPPSVASLLDISLPGPPEEALTPGEPQTQISDSIIELAINSTHYGEEAALSPAKLGNSDGSKLLASSPSLSPSRGWIPSPSHDPQWYPSDSSDSTLGCLLSSMVSPDKGRRTTLTPTGPSSGTALLGPSLLDCNSHDSFQSRGLPDVAEMDSQLACMMSESSIDYIARFNDLAQELAVTEPSIPPP from the exons ATGACACCGGGCTCCAGGGAGGGGATCGGTGTCGATGGGAGGAGGAATCCGTCCAGAAAGCCCGACGGTTGCGACGAAGAGGAGAACGGAGAGCAGGCGAGCGAGGAGCGCAGTACAAAGGGAGAGGACGGAGTGGAAATTCTTAATCCATCAACCACGGGTCTCGGCTCCGGTTCAGCCCCGGTCCTTCCTGCTTCTGCTCCGAACCGAACCGGACCAGGCTCGACCCAGCTTCCCCAAATATCAGCTGAGCCCGGCCCTCCGGGCCCCGACCAGCATCATTTTCTCCGATCAAGCGTTCGACCTCCGAGCAAACGGATACGGAAGGATTCAATCGGCTCCTCCATCAATGGACATGGCGGGGCAAAATCGAAAG GGGCAGAGAATGGCTCCTCTTCCCAGGGTGTGGTGGGGCAGACCGGGCCTGTGGTCAGCTCCACGGGGGGAGTATCCAAGACCTCCAAGGGCCAAGGGTCTACAGAGAAGGAAGAACAAGCTGGTAACCAGAAAAGAGCCCGTCGGCAGTGGGAATCCTGGAGCGCCGAGgacaaaaacagcttttttgAGGGTCTTTATGAG cacgggaaggATTTTGAGGCCATCCAGAACAACATTGCAATGAAGTACAAGAAGAGAGGCAAGCCAGCAAATATGGTGAAGAACAAGGAACAGGTCCGCCACTTTTACTACCGAACTTGGCACAAGATCTCCAAACACATCGACTTCGCTAACG TGTACTCCAGGGTGTTAAAGAAATCTTCCCAAGAACTGTACGGCCTCATCTGCTACGCCGAGCTTCGCAAAAAAGTTGGAGGAT TGATGGATGATAAGAATGTGGCAAAGCTGAACGAACTCATCCAGCAAGG GGCCACCACCGTGCGCTCTAAGGGGAGGAACCTGCGGATCAAAGCTCCAATGTGCCGAGCGTTGAAGAAACTTTGTGATCCAGATG GAGTGAGTGATGAAGAGGACCAGAAGCCGGTGCGTCTGCCCTTGAAGGTGGCAGTGGAGCTCCAGCCACGCAGTAACCACTCCTGGGCCCGAGTTCAGAGTCTTGCCCACAACCCTCGCCTCAG gATGGTGGTGGAGCTCCACAGGAAAGTTTCCAGCCTCATAGAGTATCTGAAACAGAAGTGGGCTTATCATGACCAGCGGATT CTTAAGAGTCTCATGGAGAGAGAGGCTCTAGAAGGCAACCAGACCAGCACAGCCTCTCCCAGCATAACTCAGAAGGaagaactttttctttttccagctgAGAGCTGCACATTGACTACACTGCCTGGGGTGGCACGTGTGGTTCACTCCAAAGCCTCCTGCACTGTCCATTGGATCGAGAGTGGCAAGAGCCGACCTAATGCCAAGGAGTTGCCAGCTGCCCAGATCCTGGGCATCCATGCAGCTCCACAACCTCGAACTGGCAGCAAATCTGGGCGGGGAAGCGCTGCTGTTGCTGGTGCTTCACTGACTATAACGGGTGATGCTCGTCGAACTGAAACCCCCAACCCTGATCCATCAGCAGACAGTTCTGCAAAGGTAGAGGAGAAGAGACTTCAGTCCCCTTGTGTCCCAGTTTCCTCTCAGCAGACTGTCAGAGAAGAGGGAGATGGGATGGGATCTTCTGATCCAGGAAAGGCCTGCACTGGCGTTGAGGTCAGTGGTGGTTTAGCCATGACCAGAAGCACGGACAGGTCATGTAGTGGTGCCGATGGCTCCGCTGAGCAGTACAAAGAGGAGCAGAGCACCAGCGCGTCTTCCTCGGAGGCAAATCAGCCTCCTTCAGTCAAACCTTCAGTGACTGGCTCAGACGAAGCCGTGTCGCAAGCTTCCCCACCAGCGACCAAAGAACGGGTCGTTGAGCAGATCAGAGAGGAAGGCTGGAGCGCCCGTGACGCAGAGAACGTCACCCTGGCCGAGCTGTACCTGATGTTTGGGAAGCCAGGCAAGCTGCAGCTGGAGTACGAGTGGCAGCCGGTCACAGCTCCACCCAGCAACTCAGAAGAGGGACAAGCCTCAGTGCAGCCAAAGCCCGACAGGACAAATCGAGTTTTGCGCTGCTTACTCAAGCTGGTTTCCACTGAAGTCAACCCCAAACCTCTG GCTCCAGAGCTGTGCTCCACAGCCACATCACCCCTCAAGACCTATCAGGAGGAGCAAAACCAGGTCCTCACACCTCCGGCGAAGGGTCCTGTTGCAGGCGCCCGTAGCCCCAGCTGTGGGCGGCCGCAGGCGTCTTTGCGCATGCCCAAGTTACAGCTGCCAAGTGCTGGAG GTGGGCGCAACCTTCCCCGCTCTCTGCTGGGTTCTACTGCAGTTGGCGAATCAGAAAGCAGCGTGTTCGCAGTACCCACCACGCTGCCACCCAACAGCTCACGGCACAACCGAATGTTCTCCCCTAACAAAGAGGCAGAGCTAGCCTTCAGACAGCAGCTCGACTCGATCAGT ATGCAGTCAGATCTTTTCCTTTCTAGACAGAGAAAACCTCGGAACAGACAACTTCGCAAACCACTTGTAGTTCAG CGAACACTGCTGCCCAGAACTACAGGAGACACTCCTCAACACGTCTGCTCCTTCTCCATCCTCTCCAACTCCTCTGCCACAG GAACTGGATCTTTCCGGCCGATCCATCCCCGACTAGCTCCTTCCTCTCGCTCTGTCCAAACTAAAACAACCCCAGCAACATCCAGCTCTGCGGGGGCCAGCCAGCTCTCTA GTGCCATTGACCTGGCAGCTAAGTCTGCAGGCATCATCCCAGGCAGTCCCTGTCGGGAGGTGGATTCTTCCACTGTGGATAACAGCGCTCTTCTCGCCACCACTCCCATTGCTGATGCTGAGCCAGACTCTCAACTCCACCAGCAAAATGTTCCAGAG AATGGCGTACCACCTCCGTCTCCTGGAGTCACCGGCGGGGGAGACTCACTCCTCTCTCCCCCGAGCGTTGCCTCGCTCCTTGATATCTCACTCCCAGGCCCTCCTGAAGAGGCTCTAACCCCCGGAGAACCTCAAACGCAGATCAGCGACTCCATCATCGAGCTTGCCATCAACTCCACACATTACG GTGAGGAGGCTGCTCTCTCTCCAGCCAAGCTGGGCAACAGCGACGGCTCCAAACTGCTGGCCTCGTCTCCCTCGCTCAGCCCATCCAGAGGCTGGATCCCTTCACCCAGCCACGACCCTCAGTGGTACCCCAGCGACTCGTCTGACTCCACACTGGGATGCCTCCTTT CCAGCATGGTCTCTCCTGATAAGGGCAGACGGACCACCCTAACCCCCACTGGCCCCTCCAGTGGCACAGCTCTACTCGGTCCTAGCCTCCTGGACTGCAATTCTCATGATTCCTTTCAATCCCGTGGCCTTCCTGATGTGGCAGAG ATGGATTCTCAGCTTGCTTGTATGATGAGTGAGAGCAGCATAGACTACATCGCTCGCTTCAATGATCTGGCTCAGGAGCTCGCCGTAACTGAGCCCTCCATTCCACCTCCCTGA
- the dhrs7b gene encoding dehydrogenase/reductase SDR family member 7B has translation MERVMGGGMLPVVLTGLGVVLLYRILVRLRKGASVQGAVVVITGASSGLGKESARVFHAAGARLVLCGRDAARLQQVVQELTASSANTQKLIHTPCTVVFDLAKTDTVERAAEEILKCYGQVDILINNAGISYRGNILETHISVQRDVMETNYFGPVALTQALLPSMVRRRSGHIVVISSVQGKIAIPYRSAYAASKHATQAYFDCLRAEMERYGIPVTVISPGYIRTNLSINAVTGDGSKYGVLDRTTATGWDPRDVAWEVLKAVRQQSKDVVLAGPLPTAAVYLRTLWPALFFKLMSSRARKEQKPKDE, from the exons ATGGAGCGTGTGATGGGAGGAGGAATGCTACCGGTGGTTTTAACCGGGTTGGGAGTCGTATTGTTGTACCGGATACTTGTACGTCTCAGAAAAGGGGCTTCAGTCCAAGGTGCTGTAGTGGTCATAACTGGGGCCAGCTCTGGACTCGGGAAAG AGTCTGCGCGGGTCTTCCACGCTGCAGGTGCACGGCTTGTGCTGTGTGGACGTGACGCAGCTCGCCTGCAGCAGGTGGTCCAAGAACTAACAGCGAgttcagcaaacacacagaaactg ATTCACACTCCCTGTACTGTTGTCTTCGACCTGGCTAAAACGGACACGGTGGAGAGAGCTGCAGAAGAGATCCTGAAATGTTACGGACAAGTGGACATCCTCATTAATAATGCTGGAATCAGTTACCGTGGCAATATACTAGAGACTCACATTTCAGTTCAGCGGGATGTTATGGAGACAAATTACTTCGGGCCCGTTGCTCTTACACAAG CTCTCCTGCCTTCCATGGTTCGCCGGCGCAGCGGCCATATTGTAGTGATTAGCAGCGTCCAGGGGAAGATAGCCATTCCTTACCGGTCAGCCT ATGCTGCGTCCAAGCACGCCACCCAGGCCTACTTCGACTGCTTGCGGGCAGAGATGGAGCGCTACGGGATCCCAGTGACTGTGATCAGCCCCGGGTACATCCGAACCAACCTGTCGATCAATGCTGTCACAGGAGATGGATCCAAGTATGGAG TATTGGACAGAACTACAGCTACGGGCTGGGACCCCAGGGACGTGGCGTGGGAAGTCCTAAAGGCTGTTCGTCAGCAAAGTAAAGACGTGGTTTTGGCCGGCCCTCTGCCCACTGCTGCAGTATACCTCCGCACACTCTGGCCTGCACTTTTCTTCAAGCTCATGTCCTCGCGCGCTCGCAAGGAGCAAAAACCTAAGGATGAGTGA